Proteins from a genomic interval of Polyodon spathula isolate WHYD16114869_AA chromosome 1, ASM1765450v1, whole genome shotgun sequence:
- the LOC121324982 gene encoding zinc finger CCHC domain-containing protein 18-like → MVNECDYSDCEKHKRLGESLKGPALEVIQAVQETNSDASPQDYLKALENNFGSTESGENLYFHFRATCQQTGEKLSDFLRCLERLLRKAVQKGGLESFKANRARVEQLIRGAHPNDLKIVYLRLRERQEDPSSFLTILSEIRNEEEQEAVRHPVDVSVRTVQPAQGPTMACTELVGLKNQIRILEEGMISLMNQVNPASEEPSEGRVRESAPPRSKSAVHRELETELWKQVQELKQDVASLKVDPMVTDKTEILHSQHKAKSESGGTGQWRRPQKTSGWVSFCFQYGKNGHMAAKCDAPENTQLVIKKFTQFTRTQRNSNGAQ, encoded by the coding sequence ATGGTAAATGAATGTGATTACTCTGACTGTGAAAAGCACAAAAGGCTAGGGGAAAGCCTGAAGGGTCCAGCGCTTGAAGTTATACAAGCAGTACAGGAAACCAACAGTGATGCATCACCACAAGATTACCTTAAAGCATTGGAGAACAATTTTGGTAGTACGGAAAGTGGGGAGAATTTATATTTCCATTTCCGTGCCACTTGTCAACAGACTGGAGAAAAGTTATCAGATTTTCTTCGCTGTTTGGAGAGGTTGTTGAGGAAGGCAGTGCAAAAAGGTGGTTTAGAAAGTTTCAAAGCCAATAGAGCCAGAGTAGAGCAATTAATCAGAGGGGCCCACcctaatgatttaaaaatagtttacctGCGGCTGAGAGAACGCCAGGAGGACCCTTCATCCTTTCTAACCATCTTAAGTGAAATTAGGAACGAAGAGGAGCAGGAGGCAGTGCGCCACCCAGTGGATGTTTCTGTTCGTACAGTGCAACCAGCTCAAGGGCCTACTATGGCTTGTACTGAACTAGTGGGTTTGAAGAACCAGATTCGAATTTTAGAAGAAGGTATGATTTCTTTAATGAACCAAGTTAATCCTGCTAGTGAGGAGCCATCTGAGGGAAGAGTGAGGGAATCGGCCCCACCAAGAAGTAAGTCTGCAGTGCACCGTGAACTGGAGACTGAATTGTGGAAACAGGTTCAAGAACTAAAACAGGATGTGGCCTCCCTCAAAGTGGATCCCATGGTTACTGATAAAACAGAAATCTTGCACAGCCAGCACAAAGCAAAATCAGAGTCTGGTGGAACAGGACAGTGGAGGAGACCCCAGAAGACCAGTGGATGGGTATCGTTTTGTTTCCAGTATGGAAAGAATGGGCACATGGCAGCAAAGTGTGATGCTCCCGAGAATACTCAGTTGGTTATAAAGAAGTTCACCCAGTTCACAAGGACACAGAGAAACTCCAACGGGGCCCAGTGA
- the LOC121322988 gene encoding fibrinogen alpha chain-like gives MRRLHILCCLLAVFSTAWSQKVAFGDIAQGRGPRPVEQGYKSECATEKEWAACTDDDWGLKCPSGCRIQGLLSQADRDIAGRIDRIRTFLEENRNRYKSTDQFTKQTYDYIREQLISDSGNDNKYVNLADQLRRRIVDLKLKIENHLRILTILKDKIREQVDTMQALEVDIDIKIRACKGSCASAFVYNVNTESYVTLEKQISQIEKFNLQRVENANSLRIVMTRPLRGDIDTPSSVYKSSLVTEGGEKSIFGDVQQLRLSLQTADYEIKSGSAELSVTPAVGSGGVSIGSSSGDRVNAKETSTTGKSTSDSSITTHTKVVKCTKTVKKSIDYTKDGPVETVEMTGGSSECDHLESLGTDDAVHSSVKEGKGDSGSFTMKVSGTSVPELHSLVNKHSSSSTSTKEVRGSGGSSVVTTSTRELPDHSRVKTVVQSGLGRGDGDFESEFGEGDFRAFHTETVFPGGSKMLDGKGSSSYSKTTDYRMPSSILGSIGDDFMHNEDDDDVPDFHARSLKKEAVELVKGYVGKDCEDIRQKHVSGHTSGLYQIKPDGLEVAVTVYCDQDTVLGGWVLVQQRMDGSVNFNRTWEEYKMGFGSTNEQGQGELWLGNKYIHLLTQKESILRVELEDWEGHSTDAEYLVEVGPESEGYRLKVSKYSGDAGDALIKGEPGLGPFLSHVDMKFSTYDKDNDNFEDNCAEMYGGGWWYNNCQAANLNGVYYTGGQYDPHSKVPYEIENGVVWGTFKPQDYSLKIVKMKIRPMETH, from the exons ATGAGAAGGTTGCACATCCTCTGCTGTTTGCTAGCTGTCTTCTCTACAGCATGG TCACAGAAAGTTGCTTTTGGGGACATTGCCCAAGGAAGAGGACCCAGGCCTGTAGAACAGGGATACAAAAGTGAGTGTGCAACTGAAAAAGAATGGGCTGCTTGTACAGATGATGACTGG GGCCTCAAATGTCCATCTGGCTGCAGAATACAAGGGCTTCTAAGCCAGGCAGATAGGGATATTGCTGGAAGAATTGACAGAATTCGAACATTTCTAGAGGAAAACAGGAACAGGTACAAATCTACTGACCAGTTCACCAAACAAACCTACGATTACATAAGGGAACAACTCATCTCCGATTCAG gAAACGATAATAAGTATGTTAATCTGGCCGATCAATTACGTAGAAGAATTGTTGATCTGAAGCTAAAAATTGAAAACCACCTAAGAATACTTACAATATTAAAGGACAAAATCAGAGAACAAGTTGATACAATGCAAGCACTTGag GTGGACATTGACATCAAGATCCGAGCTTGCAAAGGCTCATGTGCAAGTGCTTTTGTTTACAATGTCAACACAGAGAGCTATGTAACCTTGGAAAAACAGATATCTCAGATAGAAAAATTCAATTTGCAGAGAGTTGAAAATGCTAACTCCCTGAGAATAGTCATGACAAGACCCTTAAGGGGGGATATAGATACACCATCCAGTGTATATAAGTCCTCACTGGTTACTGAAGGTGGAGAGAAAAGCATATTCGGAGACGTACAGCAACTCCGACTGTCCCTACAAACAGCAGACTATGAGATCAAATCCGGTTCAGCTGAGCTCTCGGTCACTCCAGCAGTTGGGTCAGGTGGTGTTTCAATTGGCTCTTCATCTGGTGACAGAGTCAATGCCAAAGAAACCAGTACCACTGGAAAATCAACCTCAGATTCATCTATTACTACACACACTAAGGTGGTTAAATGCACCAAAACAGTCAAAAAGAGTATTGATTACACAAAAGATGGTCCAGTGGAGACCGTTGAAATGACAGGTGGCTCCTCAGAATGTGATCATTTAGAAAGCTTGGGCACTGATGATGCTGTGCATTCATCTGTCAAAGAGGGAAAAGGTGACAGTGGTAGCTTTACAATGAAGGTGTCTGGTACCTCAGTACCTGAGTTACATTCTCTCGTCAATAAACACTCAAGTTCCTCCACGAGTACTAAAGAGGTTCGTGGCAGTGGCGGCTCTTCTGTAGTAACCACCTCCACCAGAGAGCTTCCTGATCACTCAAGAGTTAAAACAGTTGTGCAGTCTGGTTTGGGCAGAGGTGATGGGGATTTCGAAAGCGAATTTGGGGAAGGGGACTTTCGTGCTTTCCATACAGAAACGGTTTTCCCAGGTGGCAGCAAAATGTTAGACGGGAAAGGTTCCTCATCATATTCGAAGACCACTGACTACAGGATGCCTAGCAGTATCTTGGGCTCAATAGGTGATGACTTTATGCATAATGAGGATGACGATGATGTTCCAGACTTCCATGCCCGCAGCCTGAAGAAAGAAGCAGTGGAACTTGTGAAAGGTTATGTCGGAAAAG ATTGTGAGGACATCCGTCAGAAACATGTCTCTGGTCACACAAGTGGCCTGTACCAAATCAAGCCAGATGGATTAGAGGTAGCAGTGACAGTCTACTGTGATCAAGATACAGTGTTGGGTGGCTGGGTCCTGGTCCAACAGAGAATGGATGGATCCGTCAACTTTAACAGAACCTGGGAGGAATACAAGATGGGCTTTGGCAGTACCAATGAACAGGGGCAAGGGGAGCTCTGGTTGGGAAATAAGTACATCCACCTTCTGACCCAGAAGGAGAGCATCCTTAGAGTAGAGCTAGAGGACTGGGAAGGCCATAGTACTGATGCTGAGTACCTTGTAGAGGTGGGCCCTGAATCAGAGGGCTACAGGTTGAAGGTCTCTAAATATTCAGGTGATGCAGGTGATGCTCTTATTAAGGGGGAGCCAGGCCTTGGGCCATTTTTGTCCCATGTGGATATGAAGTTCAGCACTTATGATAAAGACAATGACAACTTTGAGGATAACTGTGCTGAGATGTATGGGGGTGGATGGTGGTACAATAACTGCCAAGCAGCCAATCTAAATGGTGTATATTACACTGGGGGACAGTATGACCCCCACAGTAAAGTTCCTTACGAGATTGAAAATGGAGTGGTCTGGGGGACTTTCAAGCCTCAAGACTACTCActtaaaattgtcaaaatgaaaataagacCCATGGAAACCCATTAA